In Euphorbia lathyris chromosome 2, ddEupLath1.1, whole genome shotgun sequence, the sequence ACTTTTACAATATATATTTACCAAAGTTTTATAAGAGTTTCAAAACtactaattttaataaataaatgtaGATTCTCAAGAATTACACTAAAATTTCATTACTACTGTTATAAACGAGTCCATCTAAGGGGAAATAGAGAGAAACCTCATCCTCTTAATAAGTCTaaatctaacagtgaatgatcaaatttatTTAGACATTTAGGATCCAAGTGAGCATTAATGTTCTAACGTAATATAATTCATTATTCACATTATACTCACTAGTTGTTCTCTATAACTTGGATACTAATTTGATGGTCAAATCTTACATACGGGAAGCCCATCCAAGCACATGTATGAAGAGTTAAAACGAATTCTATTAAAGTTCATCATTACTAATTTAGATATGTCTAATAATTTTAAAACAGTTAGgatttgttcttttttattaaaattaagtaaactgaactgaactaaatgCTACTGAAATTAACTGAACCGAATTCTACTgaaattgaaataataatataatccttCAAAAATAgcaacaattaaaataaaaaacttataaaaataataatggttctaataatagtaataataaaaataataattataataaataattataattataataagtaataaTAAATTACTGGACTAAActaaatgctactgaactgaactggaATTAAGCGACTAAGAACAGAGTCTTGAACTAAAATTTAAGTACATATTACATATTCATAGGAGTTCCAtaaaaatttaatcaatattttTGTTTGGATAGATAAAGTATACTGAACATCTAGATCTCGagagaaaaaatagaaaacctcAAAAACCAACAAACAAATATAAACCACGTATGAAAAGACAAACTAATGTGGTATTTGTTtactcttgttttttttttctgcttGTTTATCTTTTTATATTAACAATAAGAGTGTTAGATATTTGATTAGATAATATTATTCGTCTTttataatgaaagaaaaatcataAACAATTAGATGTAAAGAAAGTTTTGGTTCAATTAAATCAATAACCATTGACCCGATTGATAAATCCAAAAAGAGTAAACAAACTGAATAAATGAATAGAAACTCATCAGCAGacggcaaattattagaagcacccggTACTCCATGTCAATGGAGGAcattccatacatattttgacacgtgtaacatggaCACACGTATATTATAAGAGAtctcactattttaattattacgtaaGATCACAATACACGTgcccaaatgtgaattggggatcttccgagtgacatggaagacccagtgcttaatataagaactcccaGCAGAGAGATAATCGTACCCATTGAATCCCGATAGTTGTGATAGCCTCTTGTTGGAAAACCAACCAGTATCCAATACTAATTTAGAGCGAATGTTGAAAGTAAAGCCAATAAATAGATGTCCCTAATCTTAGGAAATCCAATTGTTAACCGCAATCCTAGAAGAAATAATAAACTCTAGCAAAATAATGGTAAGGGAAAAAATCATTTGATGGAAAGGCGATAAAAATCATTTGTTGCATTTTAGGACTCCTAATCACAGTGACAATAAAGATAATCAATACATAGGTCTGATTTGGGAAATGAGGAAGTCACCATTAATGAAGCATGAAGCCCAACATCAGAAAGATTGCTGAAAAATGCAACAACACCAGCTTGGGTGAAATGTAAACCAGGCCAGGAATGCCATTGACGCCGAAACCTAATTAATTAACTCATGGATTACTCGTTAATCAAAGCAAAGTTGAGAAATAAAActgattaaagaagaaagagagCGACCTTGAAAGTGGAGTCAGTAGAGAGGAATCAAACGCCGATGATCCAGTCCCTGAAAGTACTCCAAAAGCCAGTGCTCTGTAGAAAGGAATCGAGAAATCAGGATTGagattaattgaaaataaaaataaaaaattaaaggagAGAGAACCGATCATAAAGGAAAGTCAAAGGTAAGAAAAACTGGTCAACGGTGACAGTGGCAAACGGTATAACAAAGGGCAAACGGTGTAAGCCTCCCGAGAGGCTCTTTCACTTTTCCGATTGCTCAGTCATATGCCCATATTGTGAAACTTAAAGCGGCTATCTTTGCCATTCAGCTTGTTTGAAAGAAAGGTTTGACACTTATGTGCTTAATTTGATAAACCAACGGTCTAGTGTTGTTCCTTGGGTGGTCTGTCACGATTGGCTGATTTGTTTAAGTCATCTTATGTCCATGAATGTGGTTGTTTCGCGAGGTGTGTTGCGAGGTGTGTTGCAAACACTTTAGCGTGCTTTGGAGTTACAGCTGACAATATTATTCGGTGGAGCTCAGCTTCCTTTTAcaattcattcattttttataattatagcaGGCTAGAGCAATTTAAACttgtttaattttcttttccacTTGTATTCTTCctcttttcttttaataaagTCCGAGTCCTGCTTCAGGGGTTATGTGCTGGGGAGAGGGGATGCAATCTCAGCTTCCAacaataatatacatataagaAATACAAAAAAGAAGAATGCTGAGATTCAAGCACCCTTGCTCTGTGAAATCTCAGCTTCCAacaataatatacatatattttaacaTAAAGGAACAAAGAAATACGAAAAAACACGTAGAGGCGTAGCAGTTTTGACACATTGAGGCAATCAAGAAACCAGAGGCAAAGTTAACAAGATACAATCATAAGAACAGAGATATATGACTTGAAAGGGCAATAGCAATTTAGTTTTAGTTACAGTATGCCAACAAACGCTATACGACAAATAAAACTCCGTTTACATGCTCAACCTATAACACACTAATGTACTCTCTAGGGAGATTTAAGAGTTAAATTTTTAAGTTCATAATACAATTCACTATGAGTACCTTTGTATAGTACAAATACCTTGTTTGATCTTGGAAGGACCATCATTTTTTGCCAGCAAAATGTTGATTGCCATGCTCCAATGCATCTTCTGGGGCATGATTCGACAGCTTTGTCCATGCGAAAGAATCCCGAGAGCCTACTGTTCTCTTGTGCATAAGAGCAGATACACTCAATAATATACACAAAACAGCAATCAAAGGAACCAAAACACCAATATTCCCTCTTGACCAACTTCTCAATAGCATATCAGAGCACATGTTTCCATCAAGACTACCCATTGAATTATTCATTTTGAAGATTTCCACCCCATTCAAAATACCATCGACTGTATACGCTGTGCTCGATTTTGAAGGTCCAATGCTCACTCTCACAACCTCAGAGCTATCGCTACTGATCACAAAATCGATATACATTGGAGAAGCCAGCATGTACATAGCAGAAGAGATATCGAAATCTTCATATGCCAAATGCTCATTGATATACACATTGAAATACAGCAGACCGAGAGACATGCTAGCAATATCGCAGAAATGCAATCTAACAAGATGTTGATATCCCTTGATCACTGGAAATTCCCATGTCATGTTTGTATTAAGAACAGAGGCATTGTTGCTTTTGATAATTCTAGCAGTACCGTAAACAAAATCCGGACCAACTTCTCGACTAGCCCCTCCATCCTGGTACTTAATTCGACCACCAAGATATGTAGTGTTTGACAACTCATTTGACACAAAGAATCCATCATCAGGCATCCAAGTTCTCCAAATTGAATCATTAAATGGAGTCAATTTTGGACCTCCAACATTAACCCTATACATTGTCTCCAGAGAATGCTTAGTTAATCCATCAAATTTCTCAGTTCCATTGCCATTCAAACGAGTTGCCAAATCAATAATCAAATCTTTAGGCGCAGAGATTACTTCAATTGCATTAACAAACCCTAATTCATGCTTTCTAGTAGGGATAAACGTAATGACAAGCTCATCAGAATCAACAGGGATAAGATACTCCTTAATCAGAGGGTTTGCCAAATTAGCAACagtaaaattgttcaaaacgACCAAACCATTAACCAGAACATGAAATTGAGCGCGGTTTAAGTCTAAATTAGAAGAGGCAAAAGGGTGAAAATGAAGGCGTACCATGTGAGTCCCTGGATTCTTAATCTCAAAGACATACTTGGATGGTTTCTCGAAAACCCTAGCGGTGTTGTAGATTAAGGGCGAATTGGGGATTGGATTTCTGTTGATAAGTGAAATTGTCCGCTTAGCAGAGAGAAGCGGCGAGTTGGAATTAGAGGAGGCATCATCGGAAACGAAAGGGCGGTTGTAAACGGTGGCGTCGACGGGTGATCCGCAGTTGATAAGGTGGTTATCAGTGGGGGAGAAAGAGTAGGTGGAGAATACGGAGGAGAGGAAGAGGAGGGAGACCAGAATCTTCATGAGTAAAGGATCGAGGGATGGAGGAGAGAGTTCCGATTACAGAGATTGAAAATGGGATTGTTAGCGCCTTTCCTTTGTGGTTTCTTAGTTACAGGGCCGAGTCATCGAGAAGACCTGCTTTTCGGTGTCCACGCGTTCGGACAAGCTGGAGACTTACGCGTTTATGGTCGCACTCTCGGTGGGCTACCCTTTTAAACATGGAAATTACATAGTATTTGAGAATTTATGTCGAGGACTTTTTTACCTTTACTTCTTATCTCTATCTTGCTGTTGTTGCTGCTGCTgtgagttcttatattaaacaCGGATCTTTCATGTCATTTGGTTGAtttcaattcacatttggacacgtgtattgtgacctcacgtaataattaaaatagtggagcctcttataatatgtgtgtttatattacacgtgtcaaaatatgtatggaaggtcatccgtttgacatggagaaccggatgcttctaataatttgccgtTATTGGAGACTTAGAGCATGTCTACTGGACCATTTGCCCACGCAAAGGACAGGAATTGAAAATCAAACGCATGCAACCATTTGGGGTGGAATATCACGCGCGCGTGATAAAGCATCAATTCTGCTTTTTCTTTTATACTGTCAAATAACAATACCACTCCTttgttattaattaaaattattttttaatcccATGAAATTCTAAAATAACATCAATTTCTAAATGGATGGTAACTTTTGATTACAATCTATCCAATTTGGTAGCTTCAAGTTGTCACCTTCCATTAAGAGCAACTCTAATGGTACACAAGAGGGACCAATTTGCAATTCTAAAAAATTGTCGGAGACCCTCTAACCACTAAAGGGCCAAATTTGAAAGGCTCTCAGTTCTAGCAGGTCGCTTGAATTGGCGACTCGCTGAGCTTAAAGAAGCCTGAAAGACATTACATGCGCGTCACTCTAATTTATTTTCACGCAAAGCATTTGGCAAGACGTGAGTGGAGTTAAGCACGCGTGATGTGCATAAACAGAGCCATAACATTTTATTGACAACTTTTTTGACTAAGCATGTGGCCtaaaaatatgataaaataCACTATATTAAACATAACATATAAAGATAAAAGATTATCTAGACcaactttttttttccaatgTGATATTTAATTTCGTTTAATACAATTTTACCACTTGTCCACCGTTTCAGTATTGCTTCTtacaatataaatattaaaattattaactaTGAatcaattataattaattaatcaattatttttttaataaattatattatttttacattGTAAATTCTTAATACATCGAAAATATAAACTCTCAAATTTCGactctaaatatttataattcttACAGTCAGTCTTGATCATATGCACTTTAATTAGCacgtagaatttgctcatttacCATTAGATCTAGCCTTATTAGAATTCTTACAGTTCTTCGATTCGATCTATTTCACGTAATTTTCAATATGATCCTCATATTATATTCTCCGATTAAAAttaggacaaaaaaaattatattatgcttttaatttttttaatctaattaaataaattattcaaattataaatatttatttaattattaataaatattaatagatatttttattcaattaataattaattatcaatgttattattattacaaaataagttaattgattaaaaggaaagaaaataaaatattacatGATACATGGGACCCATTAAACATGGTGATTGTGAATAACTATTAGAATAGATTTTTGAAAGAGTTGTTTTGATGAGAGAGTTGTTAGAATTGGGTGAGGTGGAATGGTTGGAGGGTGTGCAACCCTCCAATCATTAGAGTTGCTCTAAGGACGTTCTTATATGGACAATATCCTATGCATCTTAGGTTCTTCGGAGAATATCTTTTTATTGCTCTATAACTATTAACATTTTCAAACTAATATCATATACATAagttaaatttaaatatttaataactATAAATGTTAAAATGAGAATTTTAAATAAACTATGGTCTTATATTAAATGTTTCTTTCTTATTTAGACACCATAtgagaattttaaattacaAAATGAAAGATTACATCATTTCTTACATCTTACCAAAAGTTAAAAGTTCAAAAATTTAATCTACATTtatctaattcttcttatcTTGCTTTTCCACTGCATGCTTTCTATCTTGCCACCAATTTCTAAGGGTGTTATTATACTTAGCCATAAATTCCCATCcatagccccgtgaaaggacgaaaatgtcCTTTCATTGGTTTTGGGTGGAAAAGCTCTTTTTTTGCCTTCCCAACATACGGGCGTGTGGCTAttacgcctcaccgtgtggtcgggcgtgatagccacacgcctcaccttgtggtcgggcgtgtagctatcacgtccgaccacacggtgaggcgtgatagccacacgcccgacctCACGGTGGGGCATAATaggcacacgcccgcgtgtcgggagggaaaaaaaattagtccgctattcaattaaacccgtaaatacctgttacgtGTTCAAACtacacaattttaattaaaatctgTAAATAacatacaattttaattaaaacccgTAACAATAGTATAAgttaatgaataaatattaactaaaattaacaaaataaatcagcaaaataaaaatttagttaaacaaaataaaatttacaacaactaaacttaaacaaattaaatttacaatacaaaaatttagttaaactaaattaaaaataacaaaaatttaattaaattcaactaaattaaaaaaaaaattctcatacACCACACGGGCGTATGGGCATCACGCTGTCACGATTGTGAGgtcgtatgaacatcacgccgcaccacaagtgacggcgtatgaatatcacgtcGTCACCTGTGGTGAGGcttgaggctatcacgccttcACATGTGgtgcggcgtgatgttcatacgccgcaCCAAAGGTGACGGCGTGATCTCCACACACCCCATGTCCCAATTTTGAATAACAGCAAAATCTGATGTAAAAAACGTCcaaaaaacatcaaaatcaaacgGAAATACGTATCATAGGTCCCTTTCCTTTACCGATCCAtgtttttattgataaattagtccggattagatTAAAGAGAGTTTAGGTTGTTTGAGAGAAtttgaaaattctaaaaattgtcTAAAGGGTATTTCAAtcttttcacggggctaggggtgagAATTTGAGGCTGGGTATAGTAATTCACATTTCTAATGTCTCCACCTAATGTTTCTTACCTTGAAACATGTTTTTTCATATCTTCACATCTTGTCACATGTTGATCTTGTTGTCACCTcattcttatttttcttatgcATTGCCACCTcgttcttatttttcttatacatttttatttcattttctaaGCAAACAGATCCTCCTCTTTTCTTTGATGGACTTTTTCTTTGGGCCTTACGGACTCAAATCTTATGAACTCAATTCTAAGTAGACATGATTTTCTTGGTGCATATATTGTTTCATATTGGACCAAAGTTTCTGAACTATGATTATATTTCTTTCCATTATTTCCGTTTGTATTTCGCTTAAAATTTGATGACTTGTTTCATCAGCCATTTTCATTAAATAGTTGATGGTTATTATTTATTTGATGTCCTTATGGTTCGATCTGACTATTCTAGCAACTTTTCtatttctaatatagtcttcTAATCTGCACTTGATCGTATGGATCCCGTGCGCTCTTTTTTCTCCTAACCACGatttaaagttttaaaatttACATGGGATTTCTCATTCATGGTTTGAATTGTCCACATCAATCTTAGTATTTTTATCAGTTTTGAATATTTGAGCAATTATTGGGTTTCCCTTCTAAATCCACAGCAGCGTTAAAGATTTGAACGCAGTAGATTCCTCTTCCAAATCTCAATCTGAGCTCGTCAATAGATCTAGGTATTATGGATGGTAGTTTTAAAATACTATGGAGGCTctcatcagtcatgactttGTCCAAAAATCCATATCTGAATAATTTATGAACAACATCCGGGTTACAGTCTTCTGAACATATATATCTAAGGTATTTCGTCATCTTAATAGTTCTACATACTGTTTGACTCTTCTTATATGTAAAATTTTTCATGATGTTCTTATATGCCTCTATAATTTCTGGAGGAAATTGTAAAACTTAAAAGGCTGTGATTTCTGATAATCTCTGATTGACCAACTTTGAATGATGGAGGGTGGTAGCCCTTGAGATTCCACTCGATGAAATTGGTAAAtcaattggcttcttatgaagGTCTCCTAAAAATCATAAGATGATTTAGGAGTAGTGGTTCTTATATTCTGATTATTTTGAGACTGGAGCTTCATGAGTTCTTACTCAAGGTTGTCcagaaagttctcatgatttACTAATCGGTCGGATACTGGAGCTTTCCGTGTTGCTACTCTCAGTTCACCAAATGATCTACTAATCGGTCGAACCAACCTGTCGGTTCGCATAAAATGTCTCACACCACTGGGGAGGACTTTTTAAAACTGCATATGGTTCCATGACCCATCCAAATCCCACATAAAAACCCATACCAGGGCACCACCCACAAGGCCTCCCTAATATCGAACACGTTT encodes:
- the LOC136217053 gene encoding probable receptor-like protein kinase At5g24010, producing the protein MKILVSLLFLSSVFSTYSFSPTDNHLINCGSPVDATVYNRPFVSDDASSNSNSPLLSAKRTISLINRNPIPNSPLIYNTARVFEKPSKYVFEIKNPGTHMVRLHFHPFASSNLDLNRAQFHVLVNGLVVLNNFTVANLANPLIKEYLIPVDSDELVITFIPTRKHELGFVNAIEVISAPKDLIIDLATRLNGNGTEKFDGLTKHSLETMYRVNVGGPKLTPFNDSIWRTWMPDDGFFVSNELSNTTYLGGRIKYQDGGASREVGPDFVYGTARIIKSNNASVLNTNMTWEFPVIKGYQHLVRLHFCDIASMSLGLLYFNVYINEHLAYEDFDISSAMYMLASPMYIDFVISSDSSEVVRVSIGPSKSSTAYTVDGILNGVEIFKMNNSMGSLDGNMCSDMLLRSWSRGNIGVLVPLIAVLCILLSVSALMHKRTVGSRDSFAWTKLSNHAPEDALEHGNQHFAGKK